One window of the Benincasa hispida cultivar B227 chromosome 3, ASM972705v1, whole genome shotgun sequence genome contains the following:
- the LOC120074098 gene encoding tRNA-uridine aminocarboxypropyltransferase 2, whose translation MEATNNHNPAAGNSSSSSSPPPRRSICPNCSRPQPVCLCKFLPSSPIATKTKIILLQHPHEAQHKLSTTPILTKCLLNATTIVNRRLKPGLSELLDRSPPAVFLFPPTPHSTPPINISELNITANLVLIAFDGTWKHAKEMVRSSEEFLSRFARRVCLDFDESVEGGSIFDSELILRKEPHGGCVSTMEAVARCLRVMEPDGAAIEKKLIEVLREMVRLQAGFLKPMNPRPKLLKIKNRKKKMSEGEDEN comes from the coding sequence ATGGAGGCAACAAACAACCACAACCCAGCCGCCGGAAATTCCTCATCCTCGTCCTCGCCGCCACCACGGCGGTCAATTTGCCCTAATTGCAGCCGTCCACAACCAGTTTGCCTCTGCAAATTCCTTCCATCTTCACCAATCGCaaccaaaacaaaaatcatCCTCCTCCAACATCCTCACGAAGCACAGCACAAGCTCTCCACCACACCAATCCTCACAAAATGTCTCCTCAACGCAACCACAATCGTCAATCGCCGCCTCAAACCCGGCCTCTCCGAACTCCTCGACCGATCTCCTCCCGCCGTCTTCCTCTTCCCACCTACGCCTCACTCCACACCGCCGATCAACATCTCGGAACTCAACATAACCGCCAATCTGGTCCTGATTGCGTTCGACGGAACATGGAAGCACGCGAAGGAGATGGTGCGATCGAGCGAGGAGTTTCTGTCGAGATTTGCGAGAAGAGTTTGCTTGGATTTTGATGAGAGTGTGGAAGGCGGAAGCATATTTGATTCGGAGTTGATTCTGAGAAAGGAGCCGCACGGCGGTTGCGTTAGTACGATGGAGGCGGTGGCAAGATGTTTGAGAGTGATGGAACCAGATGGGGCGGCGATTGAGAAGAAATTGATTGAAGTTCTGAGGGAGATGGTTAGGTTACAGGCTGGGTTTTTGAAGCCCATGAATCCTAGGCCCAAATTGCTTAAGATTAAgaacaggaagaagaagatgagtgaAGGGGAggatgaaaattaa